TCTCTCAGATTTCTTAAAAGTAAGTTTAACTTGggcttattttttccctcttcagaGAAGCCTTTCTGTATCTTTCTCCTACACGGCCTGTTATCAGTTATGGGCTATGTTCTGTTACCAAGGATAACAAAAGCATTCCAGGATAATCACAAGGCATActtggtttctttgtttaatCATTAATTTCTGATATGTATGTTTTGGCCTGAAGTTGACAGAAAAGGAAtattcaagctttttttttaatttctgtaaagcaggaataatttaaagcaaatacaCCTAAAAATTTAGGTCACCAGCACTAGCTAGAACTTTTCTTGCAGTAGAGAAAAAGAGCTTCATTTAAATTATAACCAGAATTCAATTAGCTATTAAGATAAATATTGTTGTATAAAGTATTGGCAGTTTGTTTAGATGAAGATTTTTGcaaagtgtattttaatttgagaatatattttaaattctagACTAGAATCCTTACatgtaaaagcaaaattttttaaatggtttgtAAAATAATGAAGATGACTTTAAAGTCctataatgaaaatataataaattgcTTTGTCTTAGTCTGCTTGAAGTGTTTTACTGGAATATAGTTGCCTTGTATGTTTTGGTGGTAAATGGCCTGACCCTTGCTACATTTTAGGGAACAGTATCTTACAACACTGGTTTTTAAGATTAGTTCTTAATACATATCCTATTTGAAAACAATAGTTTCCAGACCTCTCTCTTAGAAGTGCTTTCAGACCATATTGTCTTTGAATACCTGCATTAAAGGAAGAATGCCTGAGTTTCAATGGTTGCACAAGGTAAGCGACAGCACATTTAGTACTTACCTTATAATCTTGTGTTATGATTATGGAACAAGAAGTGTCCACACCTACTTTCTGGTACCAGCACTTTGAGCAAGAACTTTATAACAGCTTCCTTTTTGACAGAGGTGAGAAGTAAACTTAGTGGTCACAGATAAGGAGTCAGGCTGTGTTGATAGTAAAGACAAGTGGTTAGAGGCAGCCAGTGGAAGTAATAATGCCTTAAGGAACCTTACCATGCTGGTAGCAGTATGTAacaagtctttatttttaaagttgagTGCTCACATTTAAGacaaaaaagagacaaaaataatgcaCACATCATTTTTAGGACACTTAGAAATGCATTCACCTCGCTCAGTTTCAGATAACACCACAGGTAGGATGATACCCTTAGCAGCCAAGTTAGGAGGCAGGTATCTCTGGGATATTGCACTGTCCAATAAGCTAGAACCACAGCTTCCTGTTGCTGTTGGAACAATGAACCATTACCAGGACAGACCACATCATAAGAGCCTTGAACAGCTTAATACTTACACCAACAAACCTGGCCCATGTGTAACTGGATTTCAAGTATATTAAGTATTCCACAACCTCCAGCTAAAAGTCAGCTAAAATTTACATTGCAATTAGAGTTTAAGACAACAGCAAACACAAAGATTTGCATTCCAATTGCCATTAGATTCCATGACCTGCTTCTCCTATTGTAAGCATTACAGTAGTCACAGTACAAGACTCCTCTTGTTGATCACATGATGTTTCCCCTGCTAAGACTATGTTCTGGATGAGGCAGCAACATCACTTTTTCTGCTCTCAGGCATCTTTGTAGAGTTTGCTGTAATCCAGGGATGAAGCAGTACATCCTTCAGGGGCAGTCGATAGAATGGGTTATGCTTCAGGAGCTTGGAAATTAAATCCCTTGCACCTTCTGTTACAAATGGAGGAAACTTGAATTCCAcctaaggaaaaggaaggacagTAACTATGACACAAAAGTTCTTTGGGAATAACCAAACCAGAGAGACAAAGGACTCTACCCTCCATGATACCTCTAGGAAGGGAAGCTGTGTCAGCCTTGGGGAGTATGCACCTTACACCAATGGAGATGAGATCAAGTCGTATCATTACAATTGTGAAGAAACAAGGTTCTCATTGCTTGCAAAAGTTAAGCtagtgtatttttaatgtacttgaAACAAGATTAGTTTGCTGGAACCCTTCTAGGGTATGCAACAGGAAAAACTGAGCTTATGTATTTTTAGTAACATCGACTGTTCCGTATTCATTTTATAAATTGGAAAAGGAAAGCTATGGAGAACATCAATTGCTTTATGAAAGAGGTTGAAGTTCAGATGCAGGTGGAAACAGGGTATAACCAAGGAAGCAAGATAAGGTATCTTAAGACCTTAGTCATTCTACTGAATGACTGAAGACAGTTTTAATGATCTAGTTTTATGCCTATCCTTGTCTTGCTACAGTTCTAGTTATAATACATGCCCTTCTTCAAAATGCCATTAAGCTTCaataaaacaacagaagtgAAAGGCAGCATGGTTGAGTTAATACAAATAAATGTTGACACATACCCTGGAAATAGCTCTGTAGGTTTCCTGGTATGTTGCTGCTTCAAAAGGTGGTTTCCCTACAAGAAATTCATAGCATAGAACTCCCAGACTCCAAATGTCCACCTTTTCATCATGCGTTCTTCCCTCAATCATTTCAGGAGGCAGATAGTCAAGTGTCCCACAGAGAGTTgttctcctgaaaaaaaagtatgttaaTGTTTTACTGATTATGACAATTGTAAGATCCAGCATTAGCTTCTATCTGGCTCAGTGCTGTCTACCCTGGATAGACTCAACACCACCAGAATAAAGAAAGAAGTTCCAGCAGTAAGTTTTTGACTTTTGCTTTAAAGCATCTCAGTCACTACATTCAgtcttttgcttccttttttcatttcacttgcCAGATCAAATATAATCTTCCTTTGTCAGGTGCAATTCAGACTAACTGAGAAAACATCTTAAGTATACTGCTAGTGTGATGTTCAAACACAAGAGCTAGTCTGTCATCTTGGAGACCTCTATAACCCTTCTTCATTTGTTTCAGGTTCAGCAAGTTTTGAACTAcacaactagaaaaaaaaaaacaggatcaTATCACTCCCTCTCTACTATAACAGTTAAGTGTTAAGACCTTTGCTGCTGTGGCCCAGTTCTTAAAAGACTTTTTACCCCAGTATTAGGAAGTTCATATTTACCTCCATTCCACAACTGTGTGACAAAGAAAGCTAACATTTCCACTACAGAAGTATTTCACTGCATAAGATATATATTGCATTCTCACCTAGAAGATGGAGCATGCACCGACCATCCAAAGTCAGCAATTTTTAATTCTCCATTTGAGCCAAGCAACAAGTTTTCTGGCTTGATGTCTCGGTGAATCACACTCTTTGAATGACAGTATGATAAGGCATCTGCTAGTTCTGTGATGTACTGTATTTAGAAAGAGAACAGATCTTTGAGGTATAAGGACATTGTCACTCTAGCTTATCTGGCTACAGTCCAGCCTTTTCCAGGCATTATCAGTAGTTTAAGTTATAACAATTACCCTTAAGCCCTTAAAGTCTGGCAACACAGACCCTGCCTGAAGTGTCCCAGCACTTGCATTAAGCAATGCTGAACATGTAAGTGCTGTGCAGTAGCTTGTCCTCCCACCTTACTCCTTGTTACAAGCACACAAGCAAAGTAGCATCTAAGGAAACTGTTTCACACAACAGAATATAGAACTTGATCTGAAGAGCTAGCTTTATGCTGCAGATATTCCAGATACGAAGAGCAAGTAATGTATAACAAGCTAGAACAACCTACAGTAGCAGTTCTTTGCTCATCAAACTTGGTAAGCTTCTGAAGTTCTTTGTAGACTTCTCCACGAGGTGCATACTCCAGAATCAGGTAGACTCTTGTCACATCATGGAAGTAGCCGTATAATCTGAGAATGTTGGGGTGCctgcaaaaacatttaaatgttcTTCTGAACAGGCTATTTGTCCATATAACTCCCgatttccttttcctgcctccCGCCTTTCAAGGCAAGCACAGGAACTTCAACTTCTTGTAAGCATTCCTTCAGCTCACAACGTACCCATTAAGAGAGCTTCATACCAGATGGTTTTTATCAAATCAGCAGCTCAGACTCCCTACCAGCAAGCAGCTAGCCAAGAGCTTGGCTAACTCATATCTTCTTGAACATGGCTTTCACTATAGCAGCTGGAAGAGTAGATTATCACTGAAGGTGCcaatttttgtgggttttggaaTTTAAGCTTAAGcactttaaacattttctgtggAAACCAATTTCTTCAGCAGGTTGGGATTATTTTCCAGGAAGCAGAATACCAGAAGCAAGCTCAGACTCATAAGAAATTGCAGTTACCCACATAAACCCAAGCAGCAGACAAGTCTTtgttgtttcaggttttttgtaATAGGAAGATTTGTAACTAGAGGTTACACTTCATTGCAAGATATATAAAGCAGATGCAGAAAGGCAAGAATCCTAACTAGCGATTTCAAGGTGTCctatgtttaaaaagaaacttcttttcttcagcaggATATGTTACCATAAACAAGGTTACTTTGTTTATTTGAacacaaacaaagcaaagtgTAATTGGTCACTAAACTTTACCTAAGATGAGACTGGATTTCAACTTCTCTTCGTAGTTGATGTTCTACACCAGCTTCCTCAAGTTGTGTTTTAAAGAGCACTTTCAGTGCAAGAATAAATTTACTCTGCTTCTCACGTGCCAGGTACACATTTCcaaattttcctttccccagagGACGACCAATTTCAAAATCATCAAGAGACCATTGCcttctgcaaaaggaaagagagagttACAAAGCTAGATACTTGTGTGGGCTTTGACTCCTAGGTTTACAATCTATAATATTCCTGTTCAGTAGACACTTAGgcatctgaaataaattttttttaagaaaacaccAAGAGGATAAAAGATGCATTGAGACTTTTGAAGAGAAAGTTCTGAAGGCTATTTCTTCCTTCCTAAAGTCTATGCACAGAGACTAATATGAACTACACCACTACAGACTCGCTGTATACCAAGCCAGGCTCATTCCAATACACTTGATAGAGACACATTACTAGTGCATTCAGAACTGTTCAAGGCAGCCCTGCAACAACTCTTAACTTCATCCTTAGTTAGACCCCGGTCTCTCACACACAGGAAGGAGGCTTTGTTTGTAAGTGTACACTCTGTGATTGGAGCAGTGGCTATCAGTGTCATCTCATGGGAAGAGCTGTTACTCATTTAGCCAAAAGTTTTCTTTAGATTACAGCAAGTCCTTGTTCCTGACAGTTATCAGGTCACAGTAAGCTTTCCTAGAGTTTCTTATTAGTCTCTTTGAAGTGTAGGGCCACTCATCACCAAAACCAAGGGGCTCAAGTAGCCTTTAGCTTAGCTAAAATTTAGTTGCAGCACAAAATcctagaaattaaaaacaagcctAATCCAACAGGACTCAGGGAAAACAATTTAAGCATAAAACTTACTTTTTAGtctcttcacttttctttttagcagtctcttcatttctctgtttAGAGGTGCTTTCTGCTTCAGAATTCTTTGCTATGTATAGAAAAGTAGATCAACTTTATGAACTAGACCCATGAACACAATACAAAAATTCACATGGGGAACAAATCTGGTGATCTCTGTGCAGTATTTGCAACAGCTCTTAGAATACATTcaataacatttttaacaaCTTAGTGTAGCTTACTACTggcaaagcagcacagcagctatCAGTGTTaccaaaatgtaatttaaaacactttCTTGAAATTAACATATTAATAAGCTTTCTCACtaaaagaaattacagtatttttgtcTAGAAGAGATGAACATTAACACTAGAAGAACTGTGATACATGGGTGCCAGTTACATGAATACACAGCTAACTAGTGAGCATCAGGACATTTTTCAAGGAGAGAAACATCCATTTTGTCTCTAAATCAACAGTTCAGTAACATCTAAGCTGcagtctgtgctgctgttctgtttcAGGGCACAACCAAGTACTTCTCTATAGGGCTGTCCCACATCATCATCACCTTAAGTTTTTCTGCACTGCACAGCAGAAGTATCTTAAGTGTCACAACtgtataaaatacaaacatgtaCAACATTCTAAGAATTACCAGGGACTGGAGCCTGTTGAGATTTTTCATTGTTCTTGCTTGGAACTTGAGGCCTAGAGGTCGCTTGGACCAGAAGTTTTGGTCGGGGCTGCTGCATTGTCTGGTGATGAGACAGTTTTTGGTTTGACAGTACAGATTTCTGTGATTGCACAGGAACTCGCTGGGCCAAGTTTGAAGGACACAGAACACGTTGTGCTTGGACTCCACTGTTCAGTAAGCGGCTCTGGGCAGAATGCTGAGACACAGGGACACGTTTTGGGCTATCCCAAATGGGATTGGCAACCTTCCAAAAGAAAAGATGATGTGCTAGTTATAGAGTAGCAGACTGTAACTTTCAAGGCTTCATTCAGTAGAGCAGGAAAATACCACAAAGCACGTTACCAGGAGATACTAGGATAGCCTGGTCTTACGAGTAAAGGTCTTCTTAAGTTTCTACACTGACAAGAGGCAGTTAGCAATTTTCTACAGCAGTGTACTTATTTACAGCTAGCAGAACTTTTCCACACACATCTGAAGAACATCAGCCAAAGGTATTAAGGCAGCAGATCCTTACTCTAAAGGCATAGTATTTGagttatttcttcctttaatgTTATTCATCTTAGCATACCTTGCATTAGCAATAGGAGTTgagcagagcaaagcaagtTTATTTAGTAAAGTTCAACTCTCTGCTTTGAACCTTTTACATCCAGTAAGGGAAAGTAGTTTAGGTTTATATATAAGAAATTCTTTGTCATTCTAGAATCCTTTGCCTATAATTAAGTTCAAGTGCTAATGACTAGCTTCTCACATTTTTCACCTTCTAATGGTACCTATGCAACAATttgtacttttttcttcccctagATACTATTTACTCTTCTGGTTTGATTCATTAACATAACATACTGGCAGCTTGAGTAAAAACAACCTTTGTCTATACTATTCTCAAACCTTACCAGGACCTAGTTggttttacattaaaatagtaAGAAAGCACCTGTattttgatatatatatatatatataaataaatacacacacacactagtACTGGTGCTCAGGCATGTCAATAGTGACATTAACATAGTGCCTGCTTTTGGAAGCCACATCTGGAATCAGTTGTCTACATGTACTTGCTTTCCCCTTAAAGGATCTTGTACTTAAAACATGAGGATTTCAAATTTCAAGTATGATATActaatataaattataaaaaagtCCCTGGGCAATCTTGTTTCCAAGAAAAAgctactgaaatacagaaaatgggCAATTGTTTCCTGCATATAGAAAACATTGTTTCAAGacaggttttttccccccttttttcctgttggatACCAGAAATAACCAGCACAGGCGGTATGAAACGCGCAGCTCCTGTGTGAGCCGCGGGAACACCCAGCAGCCTCACCAGGCGTTTACCTTGGCAGCACGACCGGGGTATCCGGAATGGTTCTCTTTCGTGTTCTTGTCCATAGTGCCCGAGCAGCAGAGCTACCATACAGCTTAGCCTACAGGTGAGACGTAGCGGACAGATGTCAGTCCCACAGAAAATTCAGCGCCTTGGAGCTCAAAcccccctttctcctcccccccaaaCTGGAACGGCGGGAGGTCCGGAGACTGGGCCCGGAAGGGCCGGCCCTGCCGCCCCGCCGCAGCACCTCACCTCAGCACCTCAGCACCTCACCGCCCTGCCCCACAACCTAACACCCCCAGCCCGCGCTCCCTGCCGcccgctgccccggcccggcccgctcaCCCACCCCCGGCCTCCGCTCGCTCCGGCCGCCGCGGCTGTTTGAATTCAAACGGCCCTCCCTTATATACCCTTTAAACTCCCGCCGCTCCCCATTGGCCCCTCTCCCGCCGCTCGCGGTCGCTGATTGGTTCCTTTTCAACCGGCCCGCCCGCCGATTGGCTCTCCGCACGCCCCGCTGGTTGCGACGCCGGGCCCGGTGGCCGCCGGGCTGTGGGGCGCATGCGCGAGGGCAGCGCGCTGCGCACCCCGCGCACCCGGCCCGCCCCGGGGGCGGTGTTTGCGCTGCATGCGCACTTGACGTGCCGTGTCCGCGCCGCTGGCTCCGCCCGTACTCCAACTGCGTGATCGGCGCCCGCTCGCACTTCGCTCCGCAAAGTCTGCCCGCCCGGGTCTTCCGTTACGCAAATCGCGTACGCCCAGACCACCCACCTGTGGCAACGCTACAAGTCCCGTCCCTTCCTCGCAGCCACCCAGGCCTCGGAGCGTGCCGGCGGCGGGGGGCAGGGCGCCAGGTCAGTCCCGCATCCTGCGAGGCAccagcctcttccctcttcccctccacaCACGCACCCGTCGCCCCGAGCCGAGGGAGGAGCGGTGCTGCCACCTCGCGTGGAGCCGAGCGCGAGTGGGGCCGGGGCCATTGTGTCCAGCGGGTGAGGTAGGTGCCCCGGCGGGCAGCTCGCAGCCCCGAGGAGCGGGAGGACGGGTGGAGGGGTGAAGCAGGCCTCTGCCTCGCACTCACCCGGCcgggcagcccagggcagcgCTCCACGTGCCGCCAGCTCTTGAGGACACGCGCGGAGGGGACGCCCAGCCCGGCGCAGCGCAGGCTGCCCGCAGACAGCGAGCCCCGCGCCCCTCCGCCGGCCCCCGTGCCCCGCAgcgctgccccgcagcccccggcagCTTGCAGAGCCGCCCGGCTTCTGGAGGAGACGCCGGAGCGGACAGTCCGCGAGCGCAGTTTGTGAGTAGCGACGTGAACAGGAGCGTGAGGCTGTTGAGGTGTCTCGGCTGCCTGAGGGCTCCTGCTCACACCTGTGCGGGGCCTGGGCCGCGGAGGGACAAGCGGCGGCCGAAGCCAGGTTCAGTACTGCGGGCCTCTGAAGAACCGTGATCGAACGCAACTTTTAACTGTCGCTGCGGTGCGGAAAACAAGCGCGAAGGAGACCCTGGTGTGTGTGTTGGTGTTTACAAGTGGTACAGGATAGGTAAAAAGAAGATGTCAGGTCGTCGTGTCGCTGCTGCATGTGATAGACGTCAGCTGCCACGGGGCATGGGGAGCATGGCATCCCCCCTTCTTGACCCGCGTCCGCTTCGGCTGCCGTTTCTTGAGGCTGACGTGAGTAGGAGCTTGGGGCGGGCGGTGGTGCTCTCGGGACAGGCTGCGGGCCTGCGGGGAGGCCTGCAGCGctccgcggcggggccggccgcTCGTGATTTCACAACCCGCTCACGTCCCCGTGTTTGGGATCCCAGTGTCTCGGCGGAAGCGGCGTTTCGGAGCTTTGCAGCTGGGACACAAAAGAATCCCGCCCCCCAACCCTCCCCCCCAACCCCCGCCCCGGCCATCATCCGCCCTCCTGCGCGGAGCCGCTCCCGGCCTGCGGGGCCTGCGGGCCGCGTCCTGCCCTGAGCGCGGCTCTTCGGGCGAGGCCCCGGGCTCCCCGGGAGGGGAACGGGGGCGATGGGacccccgggcccggccccccccgcccctccccgccgcgCGGGGGCTCCCTGCGCGCGTCACGCGTCACGTGCGGCGGCGCCGCTGCGGgtggccgggccgggcccgggtCACGTGACGCCGCCGTTCTCTCCCGCAGAGTCGCCTCCAATCGATCTGCGGGCGCTCGATGCAGCAGCCCTCGCGGAGGAGCATTCTGCGGtcccggccgccgccgccgcctcctcccctgccgccgccgcccaTCGATGCGCTCAGGGCTCCGGTCGCCATTTTAGGGGGCGAGCGAGGGAGGCAGAAGGAAGGCACGGTAGGTACCGGGGCCGCGCCGGGCTCCCCCTCGCCTTTGGCTCCGCTGCCGGGGCCGGGTCTCGCCCTCCGCAGCCGCCGCCCCAGCCCGCTCGCCCAGCCCGGCGTTCGGAGCCCGTTTTCTGTGACCGCCGCGCTGCGGACAAGCACTCCCCGCCCTCATTCAGTGCCTTTCCCCCACGCCCCCTCCCTGCCCGGTTATTGGTCCCCGGCCCCGGTGACTGGTCCCGCAGCCCGGGGCTGGCAGAGGCGGGTGCAGGGGCGGGAGGATGCGGGGTGCCGGGAAGGAGCGGGTCGGGGCTGTGCCCCGCACGCTGTGTGCCCATCCCCTGCCGGGTCCGCCCGCGCTGCCGAGGCTGAGGGGGCGATCCTGACAGAACCTTTCTGCTAATGCCGCGTTCCTTCTGGCTTCGCTCTTGCTCCTTGGTGCAGTTCGCCTGCTGTTTATCGGTGAGGTTTTTAATTTCCACAGCAAACAAGTACAACAGGTTTCTCGTTTCTTCCATTCTTACCTAAAATGCGGTAGTACTCGATGTCtgcactgaaatgcagcagGATGTGCTTTATTTAAAGGTTGTGGCTGTTCCACGCAACTCTCTTGtatgtgatttttcttctttatctatTTCAGGCCCCTCCAAGGCATTCCTTGCTCACAATGTATAGAACAAAAGTCAGTTTGAAAGACCGTCAGCAACTTTATAAACTGATAATTAGTCAGCTGCTGTATGATGGATACATAAATATTGCCAATGGCTTGATAAATGAGATAAAACCACAATCAGTCTGTGCACCATCTGAACAACTGCTGCACCTAATTAAGTTAGGTAAGCTGGAATAAAAAGCTAACCTGAAAGTTAAATTTCTAAATCCCTAGCTTAAATCCTTGTGTATCGAGGGGTTAGTGTTATTGAAAAGACATATTTTATGCAAAGGTTATGTCTAGTAATAGCATAACACTTTGTATATTTAGACACAGCCTTTGCCcctgtggctttttttgaaGGGCATTCTAGCTCTGTGTTTCATCCTTTAGTATGCATTAAAAGCAACACAGATCACTGACGAGTGTTGTCAAAATCTATTAATTTGAACTTCTGCAGCACATCAGATTACCTGCTTAGGGTCCTGGGTGACTGGCAAGTTGGTAAAAAATAAGCTTCCGTAAAGTACTGAGTCCACAGACTTAATAGAAAATTCACCCACACAGTTCTCTGCCAacttgagaaatattttctatatgATTCTTCCTGACAGTGTTGGAAGGGGAGCAAGCCCTTCCATTGGCAGTCTTTGCTAATCTTTATTTATCAGTTTCAAGAAAATAAGCTTCACAGTCAAGGGTCACAGCAAAGTTATTGCCTgttctgtctgtgtgtgtctttcTGAAAGCACAACTGTGCCACAGCCTGTGGTCAAAATACCTCAGCTGCTGTTGAAACAAGCTGGCTAAGATACTGGAAGAGGTCTAGCCATAACATCATGTCTTCTCTGTATTGCAACTGAACTGGTTCTGCTGCCTGAACTAGTTGAGTTCCAAGAGTATAAATATTTGAAGCCTTTTGTTTGTCTGCAGTTAGAATGCTACACTTGCAGTTTGTTGatggaaacaacaaaaacttcTCCATTGCATTTGATCAGTTGATGATCACAGTTGTGCATAAGGCTGAAAATTCTTCTGTCTGCCCTGTTGCCACTTCCAGTGCTGAACTGTCTCTGTTCTGTAGATGAATCCTggaaataagaaacaaaaagaaaatctatagAGTAGGTGTGAAGAGGAGTAAAAATTTTCCTTTGCAATGCTGGGATCGTTGATTATGGATtaggttttttccttcactgcagtaaaacagaaattaaaataatcagtaaatGCTAAACCTGTTCTGCTACCTCAGCTTTGTTTGTGTTCTCTTAAACCTGACTTGTAGTCTTTCCAGAAGTCTGGAGCATAGATCTGGCCACAGCCTTTCTGTCCAAGGAGAAGGTTAACCTGGTTTAAGTGCATCAACTTCTCTCTTTTCAGGAATGGAGAACGATGACAGTGCTGTTCAATATGCAATTGGACGGTCAGATACGGTAGCTCCAGGCACAGGAATTGACTTGGAATTTGATGCAGATGTACAGACCATGTCTCCTGAGGCTTCTGAATATGAGACTTGTTATGTCACATCTCATAAAGGACCGTGTCGTGTAGCTACGTACAGCAGAGATGGACAGTTAATAGCTACAGGATCTGCTGATGCCTCAATAAAAATTCTTGATACAGAGAGAATGTTGGCCAAAAGTGCTATGCCCATTGAGGTAAACATGACCTGAATCGTAACCACTTTGTGAATTCTTGAGGTGCTGTTTCATGCCATGTCTGTGCCTTGTGGCTGGCTCAGAGGGTTGGACTAAATATCTGTCTCACCGTATTTCCCACTCCAACAGCAGCTCATAAAATACccttgaagaaaaggaagaagaaataggGCAAGTATACCCATGTAACTTCTGGCAGCCATCTAGACAATTGAGCCAGAATTTGCTTCTAATAGTTGCTGGTAATTACTGTGTTGTATGAACACAGATCATTTTTTACCCCACTTCTGGCCTCTGCAGCCTCCAGAGCTGTGTTTCAGAACTGTTTCACACTATGCTTACttagctgctttatttttttctccagttatCATGCAGCATTTCAAAAGTGGGGGGGTGCTTTTGTACAGAGTGCACACTAAATTCTCTGCAGTGCCCTGTGTGAGTAAAAGGTGCAGTTTTCCCACTTGGTGCAGCTCCCCTTAATTCTTATGGCAATACAGTATTTTGACTTAGACTGTTTATGAAGTAGGTGATAATGGTTTTTTTACACCAGTTCCCTGCCAGTGAAACTAATTTGTCCTTGAGCAAGTCAGTGGACCTTTGTAAAGATACAAGGATCTTAACCTGATTAATAACATATATGTCATGCGTCAGGTAGCTGGTTTTGTCCGCTCTGGCAAGCATCAAaccttattttttctgtcaaagGCATATTCTGCTTTCTAACACTGACTTGTTGGATGTTCTTTGTAGGTCATGATGAATGAGACAGCACAGCAAAATATGGAAAATCACCCTGTTATTCGGACTCTGTATGATCATGTGGATGAAGTTACGTGCTTAGCTTTTCATCCAACAGAACAGATCCTAGCATCTGGTTCAAGGGACTACACACTTAAATTGTTTGATTATTCAAAACCTTCTGCCAAAAGAGCCTTCAAATATATACAGGTTAGATACAATACCAGTTCAGAGCAACCCAAGCTTGAATGTCTTAGTCGTGAGGTATCAGTGAGCTGTATTGTGTCTGAGTTTACAAGTGGTTAGGTGTGCAGGAGTATGCAGCTACAGATGTGCAGACATTGTGGTAATTACATGTTAAGAGTTTGTGCATAATAGATGCCTATAGTCTTCAGTGCCTGTCTGCTTTTTGTTAACCTAAACCAAATCTAAGACAGGTAGCTTTGAAGTCAATTATACTCTCTTTGTTTTGGAGCAGAGTTTGGGATTATGTGGTGATGGGCTTTGGGGTGTGTGGCTGGCTGACAAAGCCTCCTGTCGCTTCTCTGCAATACCCCAAAAATGAGCAAGGTGCTCTAGGACAAAACCTATGATACATTTAAAGGTAGCCTGTTATTTCAATCCTATAGAAAgcattttccattttgcaaCAACAGAACATGTGCTGATAATTAGATTTTTGGCCACCAGAACTGACATTCTCATTTcagatctttttctttcttacaccAATTATGTATTTTTGATCAAACAGGAAGCAGAGATGTTGCGCTCCATTTCTTTTCACCCTTCTGGAGATTTCATACTTGTTGGCACCCAGCACCCTACTTTACGACTCTATGATA
This sequence is a window from Apus apus isolate bApuApu2 chromosome 15, bApuApu2.pri.cur, whole genome shotgun sequence. Protein-coding genes within it:
- the CSTF1 gene encoding cleavage stimulation factor subunit 1 isoform X1 → MSGRRVAAACDRRQLPRGMGSMASPLLDPRPLRLPFLEADSRLQSICGRSMQQPSRRSILRSRPPPPPPPLPPPPIDALRAPVAILGGERGRQKEGTAPPRHSLLTMYRTKVSLKDRQQLYKLIISQLLYDGYINIANGLINEIKPQSVCAPSEQLLHLIKLGMENDDSAVQYAIGRSDTVAPGTGIDLEFDADVQTMSPEASEYETCYVTSHKGPCRVATYSRDGQLIATGSADASIKILDTERMLAKSAMPIEVMMNETAQQNMENHPVIRTLYDHVDEVTCLAFHPTEQILASGSRDYTLKLFDYSKPSAKRAFKYIQEAEMLRSISFHPSGDFILVGTQHPTLRLYDINTFQCFVSCNPQDQHTDAICSVNYNASANMYVTGSKDGCIKLWDGVSNRCITTFEKAHDGAEVCSAIFSKNSKYILSSGKDSVAKLWEISTGRTLVKYTENRTCFGAVVLTIGLLQKRTLVSHGNILKTATAGAGLSGRQVHRTQAVFNHTEDYVLLPDERTISLCCWDSRTAERRNLLSLGHNSIVRCIVHSPTNPGFMTCSDDYRARFWYRRSTTD
- the CSTF1 gene encoding cleavage stimulation factor subunit 1 isoform X3: MGPPGPAPPAPPRRAGAPCARHASRAAAPLRVAGPGPGHVTPPFSPAESPPIDLRALDAAALAEEHSAVPAAAAASSPAAAAHRCAQGSGRHFRGRAREAEGRHGMENDDSAVQYAIGRSDTVAPGTGIDLEFDADVQTMSPEASEYETCYVTSHKGPCRVATYSRDGQLIATGSADASIKILDTERMLAKSAMPIEVMMNETAQQNMENHPVIRTLYDHVDEVTCLAFHPTEQILASGSRDYTLKLFDYSKPSAKRAFKYIQEAEMLRSISFHPSGDFILVGTQHPTLRLYDINTFQCFVSCNPQDQHTDAICSVNYNASANMYVTGSKDGCIKLWDGVSNRCITTFEKAHDGAEVCSAIFSKNSKYILSSGKDSVAKLWEISTGRTLVKYTENRTCFGAVVLTIGLLQKRTLVSHGNILKTATAGAGLSGRQVHRTQAVFNHTEDYVLLPDERTISLCCWDSRTAERRNLLSLGHNSIVRCIVHSPTNPGFMTCSDDYRARFWYRRSTTD
- the CSTF1 gene encoding cleavage stimulation factor subunit 1 isoform X2, which translates into the protein MSGRRVAAACDRRQLPRGMGSMASPLLDPRPLRLPFLEADSRLQSICGRSMQQPSRRSILRSRPPPPPPPLPPPPIDALRAPVAILGGERGRQKEGTAPPRHSLLTMYRTKVSLKDRQQLYKLIISQLLYDGYINIANGLINEIKPQSVCAPSEQLLHLIKLGMENDDSAVQYAIGRSDTVAPGTGIDLEFDADVQTMSPEASEYETCYVTSHKGPCRVATYSRDGQLIATGSADASIKILDTERMLAKSAMPIEVMMNETAQQNMENHPVIRTLYDHVDEVTCLAFHPTEQILASGSRDYTLKLFDYSKPSAKRAFKYIQEAEMLRSISFHPSGDFILVGTQHPTLRLYDINTFQCFVSCNPQDQHTDAICSVNYNASANMYVTGSKDGCIKLWDGVSNRCITTFEKAHDGAEVCSAIFSKNSKYILSSGKDSVAKLWEISTGRTLVKYTGAGLSGRQVHRTQAVFNHTEDYVLLPDERTISLCCWDSRTAERRNLLSLGHNSIVRCIVHSPTNPGFMTCSDDYRARFWYRRSTTD